The following proteins come from a genomic window of Vicinamibacteria bacterium:
- a CDS encoding dihydrodipicolinate synthase family protein, with translation MTGSTWTRREWLGAMGAAAAFASQTHARATAQTQKPLQGVFKILATPYKQDKSVDYEDLAAEVEFLVRCGVQGLVWPQNSSDLPYLVEEEILEGMEVIAKAARGTKPALVLGVQGRNTETMLRLAAHAERLGPDAMIAMPPKEAATLDEYREYFSELCRLTKRPVFIQTSAGAPDIEPAVDFIVEMGKKFPNFGYVKEEYGETIPRMVELAKHRPGPIKRIFGGSRALGWTYEMRLGMDGMMTGGPQYAEVYARIWQLHLENQLDAVRDLYSKLLLITNLESRVPGLRPYLMKQRGVFKTHVTRQGDFQFGPVAIAEIEYNLEPLKPYLNA, from the coding sequence ATGACCGGGTCGACTTGGACGAGACGGGAGTGGCTCGGCGCTATGGGAGCCGCCGCAGCTTTTGCATCGCAGACGCACGCCAGGGCCACTGCCCAAACCCAGAAACCGTTACAGGGCGTGTTCAAGATCCTGGCGACACCCTACAAGCAAGACAAGTCGGTCGACTACGAAGACCTCGCAGCGGAGGTCGAGTTTCTGGTCCGTTGCGGCGTCCAGGGCCTGGTGTGGCCCCAGAACTCGAGCGACCTTCCCTACCTCGTCGAAGAAGAGATCCTGGAGGGAATGGAGGTCATCGCCAAGGCAGCCAGGGGGACGAAGCCTGCCCTCGTGCTGGGCGTTCAGGGCAGGAACACCGAGACGATGCTCCGGCTCGCCGCGCACGCGGAGCGCTTGGGTCCGGACGCCATGATCGCGATGCCGCCCAAGGAGGCCGCGACCCTCGATGAATACCGTGAATACTTCAGTGAGCTCTGCCGACTGACGAAGCGCCCGGTGTTCATCCAAACATCCGCCGGTGCGCCGGACATCGAGCCGGCGGTGGATTTCATCGTGGAGATGGGGAAGAAATTTCCGAACTTCGGCTACGTCAAGGAAGAATACGGCGAAACGATTCCGCGCATGGTCGAGCTAGCGAAACATCGTCCCGGCCCGATCAAGCGGATCTTCGGTGGGAGCCGGGCGCTCGGCTGGACTTACGAGATGCGCCTCGGGATGGATGGCATGATGACCGGCGGTCCGCAGTACGCCGAGGTCTACGCGCGCATCTGGCAGCTTCATCTCGAGAATCAGCTCGACGCCGTTCGCGACCTCTACTCCAAGCTCCTCCTGATCACGAATCTCGAGTCCCGCGTTCCCGGGCTGAGACCGTATCTGATGAAGCAACGCGGGGTGTTCAAAACCCACGTCACGCGCCAGGGAGA
- a CDS encoding TIM-barrel domain-containing protein: protein RMYWEGMQKVRPNQRPYALHRNAYAGMQRFGAFLWSGDVYSTWETLRTHVPVAINTALSGMPFWGFDIGGFVPTAEYTGELHVRWFQLGAFSTLFRAHGRTWHLRLPWGWNTGELGISEITNYRDGAADPDPSELHNPQVEPICRKYLELRYRLLSYLYSAVRECAKTGLPVVRALWLHYPDDPLAIARGDEYLWGRDMLVAPVVEKGATSRRLYLPSGAWYDYWTNERVEGGREIERPVDLETIPLYVRAGAVIPHDPPRQYTSEPVTEPTTLVVYPGADGTGWLYEDDGISFDYKRGAWMGIDLVWRDRDARLSLRLTEGSRMIAPSSRAFLIRRAGSSATRPVSFRGEPVEMTL from the coding sequence TAAGGATGTACTGGGAGGGCATGCAGAAGGTCCGCCCGAACCAGCGTCCTTACGCGCTTCATCGCAACGCCTACGCCGGGATGCAACGCTTCGGAGCTTTCCTCTGGTCTGGCGATGTCTACTCGACCTGGGAAACTCTCAGAACCCACGTTCCCGTCGCGATCAACACCGCCCTTTCGGGCATGCCGTTTTGGGGCTTCGACATCGGCGGCTTCGTCCCCACGGCCGAGTACACCGGCGAGCTCCACGTCCGCTGGTTCCAGCTCGGCGCGTTCTCGACGCTCTTCCGCGCTCACGGCCGTACGTGGCATCTTCGCCTGCCGTGGGGCTGGAACACCGGCGAGCTCGGCATCAGCGAGATCACGAATTACCGCGATGGGGCGGCCGATCCCGACCCCTCCGAGCTCCATAACCCGCAGGTCGAGCCCATCTGCAGGAAGTACCTGGAGCTTCGCTATCGTCTCCTTTCCTATCTCTACTCTGCCGTGCGCGAATGCGCGAAGACGGGCCTCCCGGTCGTGCGCGCCTTGTGGCTCCATTACCCCGACGATCCGCTCGCCATCGCGCGGGGCGACGAGTACCTGTGGGGCCGCGACATGCTCGTCGCACCGGTCGTCGAGAAAGGCGCGACGTCGCGGCGCCTGTACTTGCCGAGCGGCGCGTGGTACGACTACTGGACGAACGAGCGGGTCGAGGGCGGGCGTGAGATCGAACGGCCCGTCGATCTCGAAACGATACCGCTCTACGTGCGTGCCGGCGCGGTGATCCCGCACGATCCCCCGAGGCAGTACACATCGGAGCCGGTCACCGAGCCCACGACCCTCGTCGTCTACCCCGGCGCCGACGGAACGGGCTGGCTCTACGAGGACGACGGGATCTCGTTCGATTACAAGCGCGGCGCGTGGATGGGGATCGATCTCGTCTGGCGGGACCGAGACGCCAGGTTGTCGCTCCGGCTGACTGAGGGCTCGCGAATGATTGCGCCGTCGTCGCGCGCGTTCCTCATTCGAAGAGCGGGCTCGAGCGCGACGCGTCCGGTATCGTTCCGGGGTGAGCCCGTGGAAATGACGTTGTAG